Within Aspergillus oryzae RIB40 DNA, chromosome 2, the genomic segment ccttttcctccttgctTCCCTGATTGATACATATGGCATCCGTCCAGAGAACACGAGGCTTGTCAGGCTGGCGCAGATCGTCCAATGCCTTCCTCAGGTTCCGCTGCACAGGAAATGCCTTGTATCCATTAATGGAGATGTTATAAGTTGGTTTAGGTGGCCCCCAAGTGTAGCTCAAGGCTTCGAAGCTGGGGTTTTCATCCAAGGAGACGTGGAAGAGGCGCCCGACCACCTTGCTACCGGGCTTTCCTGGCCAGAGTTCAAATAGTCTGATTTCATGCTTCGCAGGGTCCAGAGGTTCGTATGGAAACGTGGTATGTGACCTCTTCTGTGGTACTGGAGCTCGGGATCGTCTCCTCGGTCGTAGGCGCTCCAAAACCGGTGGGACGGCGGGTTGGAACCGAGGTATAAAATGAGCGCTGCTATAAACACCAACTCGGCCCTCGTTGTTCGAGCCCATGACAGCTGCAGAACTACTATATATTGCGTATGTATATACTGGAGGAAGGGTCTACATGGATCGAATATGTGCATAATTTGTTTTTGTCCGCGAGCGATCAAGATCCCTGAGAACTGGCAGATCTAAATTACCGCTAAAACCAACCATCCTTGCTCGGTTATATAATACTCCGAGTGATACAACATCCTTGCACTCTTTCTATCTTTAGGCAGCTATTTTCTCTCGGACAAGACTAATGGTCGGGCAATCTGGGACGATCACAGAAGCCTGGAATGTGTGGTGTTGCAAACTTGCAATTGGGGGTGTCATGAGTGGACTGCGGATAAATGCATAgatatttctatttttatacCGAATCGGATCCAAGGAAAGCTGGCGGCTATACTCCGTCCAACGTCGCAAGGAAATCAGCAACAACCCGTTGAATGGCTGAGTGCAGAGCTTAGGCGCCTGCGAGATTAGTCTATCTTTAGTACTATTACACTGTTTCAGAAATCCATCAGTATCCCTTATACAGAACTACAGGTAGGCAATCCAAAGCAATAGGAGTCCACTAAATCCACAGGATAGTACCCTACTAAAGTTGGGTTATATTCTAATTGATCTGGGTCTTGCTAGGTTTAGTTAAATTAGTGAGTGTGAAGTAGATAACTGGTAACCTTTGGTTTGAATTAAGTAATTAAATTGGctttattatttatatctaaCATAAAGTACGCTTTTTAGTATAAGAAGTCAGAAACCGTTAGATGCTGAGGTTCTATCAAAGAATCTTGGTAGGTAGGCGCCCTGTGTAGATAGACGGCTGCCCTGTGGATTTAACAAACCTCAACCAATATCAATCCCTAACATATACCATGTCTCCCTCCTAGTCTGAAAACCACTTCATCCAGGAACAgaaagcaaacaagaaaataaaatcgaaCACCAAGAACCCTAGTCTTGGTACTAGGCACATCATACATGCCCACATTTACATGGATTTCCGTCCTTGTTCTGTTTCACGGCTTCGACTCATCCCAGGAATAGTCTGACAAGCGTGGATTGGACTGTCAGGCTATTTTCTGTAGTAGATACGTTGGGTTCAAAGTGGAAGAGCTAAATAACGGAATCTTGCAGTTGTTCTACTCATTCTATTTAGGGAAGAAGTATTCTGTATTAACAATCAATCATGTTTAATCATAGAGAGGTACTAAAACCGAGAACATAGTGATTGAACCCTTGACTTGATGGCCCAAGTTAGAAGAGTAAAATGAACGGCCAGAACTATCATCAAATCTCATTATgatttctcatcttctttaAATCCTTTCCGGACATTTGCGTATTTCGACCAGGAGAAATCGATATAGTTTTCGGTTTTATTCAAAGCACCAGTGCCACCGAGTTCTTTAACAAGCTGTGTCATAGTAATCAGTACATCACTTCAATAGTTACAAGCAGATAAATTGTAAAGGTACAtagagatgaagaaatgaagatgacataCCGTGCCAATAAGGCTGTTTTCCCCTACTCTATCCATACTGGTCTCCCACCACATCCCACCTGCGAGGCCTTTCATTTTGATATATCCCGCCTTGACCTTGGTCATGTTCACCGTATCGTAGGAAACATACATCTTGTTTTTCTCATCGTAACTATAGCTGGCTCCTGTCCTTGGTAACTCAACAACTTTTGCGTTAGCCAACGGCAAAACCTTGTAATGCCAAACTCCTGGATCGCCCATGCCCGTCCCAACCTCAACATAGGGTTGCCCTAGTCCGGTAGTGTTGATAAATGAGCGGCCGTAAAGCGGCATACCGAGGACAATCTTCTCGGCTGGTACACCATTAGAGGTATAGTATTTTATAGCATCATCTGTATTAGCGGGTGTGGTTTCGGGATTAGAGGTGTTGGGATAGAGATTAGCTGCGTGGCCGGTTGTATTCGCCCAACTGCCGACGTAGTCGTATGCCATCAAATTCCAAAAATCGAGATATTGATCCATCTCAGACATCGGAAGAACCTTATAGTTGGACGCACCTTGAAGTTGTCattagtcttcttcttttgtgCCTTTGAAGGGGCCACACATACCGGCTGAGCAGGCGATTGTTAGGAGGAAATGATTTCCATTCGCATGCTCTTTGCTACATCTGTCTAGTTCCTGTTGGTTTTGTCTTAGTGGTGCGATGGGAAAGGAATACAAGAATCATTTTTGGAAATGGATTCTCATATGCATTTTCTGATGTATACGCAGCACATACCTCTCTTACTTCCTTCAGGAGAGACACCATATCTTTTGCACTGTCTTCTTTGGGATACTGCATGCCATCAGTCCTCGTGAAACATAATGAATATCAATAATAGGGAAACGCTCACCTCCCAATCGATGTCCAGCCCATCAAACCCCACGTCATGCATCAACTTGACCGCCGACTCAGCGAAGTTCTTTCGGTTCGCCTCAACATTGAGAATCCCAGCCCAGCTTTGTGAGTTTGTGTACCCGCCGATTGAAAGAAGGACTTTTAGAtgtctgttctttttctttaggAGACCCAATTGTCTGACGCATCCGTAGATATTGGCcatatctctttcctctGGGTCGCCGGGGAAGAGTTTATCATAGTCAGCCCACTGATCCCATAATCTAACCTCACCAGTTTCAGTGAGGTTCGCAAAAGCGTAGAGGACGTGGGTGAGTTTGTCGGCGGGGATATGCTGCGGATAGTGGTCATTGTATATGGCCTAGGCCTTCATGTTAGGAAGGTCTTTTGTGCTGGTTTGGTAGGAATGAGGGTGAGGGGCAAACGCCAATACTAACCCAACTTGCGAAGTAGGCAacggatatatatccattcTCCGGCTTAGAAGTATCATGTTTATCGTTTGCATGCGGGATGAGGGCAGCACTAGCGAAGCACGCGAGGCCccagagaaggaagaagaaagtttTCATCGTCAATGATGCTAGTGGATGTCCAAGTATATATGCTGGAGGAGACACTTCAATACGGTGCAGATAGGACTGAGCATAGGAAGAAGCCTCCGGGCTGTATAGAAATAACTTGAAGATGTCGATAAGAAGGAATCCATGTTGCACTTATAGTCTTTTTGCCGCTCTGATATCTGTATAATGCAATAATTAATGAATGTCGGCATTCTAACAGACATTTTAGAAAACAAAGGACGATATACCCTCTTCGACGGCTCCGATAAGACGCATATTTCGTGATTACTTTGTCAAGTCGAAGAATACTTGAGGGTTACATTGCTTTGTATGTCATTGTGTTCAATGGATGTTTTGTTTGGTGGGGCTTTCAGGCTACGTTTCAAGTCTTGCGATAGTAGATCTATGGATGTGCCAGAGAGGGGGTCTTTTTGTCCAATCCACCTTTTATGAAGACGCAGTAAATGGAAGACAAGGGGCGTGACCTGGGAATATATTGGTGCCTGTGATTTCAGGCAATTAAGCGAAGATTCGGCGAAACTTGAACTAGAATCACCATAACCCAGGAGTCAACTTAGACTACACATACAGAGGAGTCGGTACCTTGATCAAGTTGGTCTGTATTAAACTAAAGTATTCTAAATTAGATTAGGTTCAGCGCAAAAGACTCCAAAAATGATTTCGGACCCTGGCGATAGCCGGACATCTCGATCAAAAACGCCCTTGTGCGCTACTGCTATGCGAATTTCATACAACAAAACAACCCGGGTATATTCAGACAAAAAACATTCCCTCAACGCCATGAAAACATGAACTTTTGTATCTCGTGAAACCCCCTGTATCCGTTGTTGGATACGGGAAGACCATTAAAAAGCAGTCCCCACACTTCCAGCATGAACCCTGGGGACACGGGCAGTAGACATCAAATCGATCGAACGGTCAGGAGGCAGAATTGGGCCTTGGTTCTCCGAATACTCTGGTGGCGCTACCTGGACCAGTGTCGGGGGTGCGACGCTGCGGGGACTGAAAAACTCTGCATTAACTTCATGCTGGGTGATCTCATGCTCAGAATCCTTTGTCTTTGCGTCGGACCGGGCCCGGCTTGTAAGCTGGATTGGGATCTTGAGCGTTGCCGTTGGGGTCAGGATATTGGCGTTTGGAGTATGGTAAGAGAGGCTGAGTTCGAGGCAATATATGCGAGAGATCAGACACGAGTGGAAGGTCGGAACGAATGCTTTCGTCTTGGGAAGAGTGATGGGCACGACCACCGATGCGGTATAGTAGGTCTCTCCAGTGAAAGACGCCGATGGACCGGTTAGAGAttccgaggatgatgttgactcCATCGAGTCGCAGCGACTGAGGCCCCTGGGGCTAGTATGCTTCGTCCAGTGTGCAGACGCCACGCACATGGTGGAAAGAGGGACCGTCTCGGTGTAACACCCTTGACCTATCTGTGCCCAGGGCACATTTCGGGGGGAAGGGTAATCACCCCAGGGTTCAGCGCTGAACAGACTGGACGCTCGGAGCTTACTCCAGATCGTGCCCAGGCGGGGAGGTTCCTCATTGCCCACGGGATCGAATCGTAGGTGCACTGTGGCAGCGGTGCTGACCGAATCAGTGGCCTCGCTGTTTGGTGGGCACAGTTGCACAGGCTTGGGCTGCGACGAGGCGACGACTAGTCGGCCCAACTTGCCTCTCATGAAACCGCGCTTGACGTCTTTCTCCTTCCGAACGCAGTAGCTGTCGTCGTCCGTGATGTTCAAAGGTGGCTCCTCATCGACTGCTGGAATGATCCGCACCTTCTTTCCTACCGAAGCCAAGGCCTTCGACGGGGCATTTTCTGGCTTGCGTTGCACGCTAACACGGATCAAATATGATATCCGGCACATATCTGGGGCTAGATCATTCAAGAGTGACTTGCCATCATTGGCCAACATGGGGTCTCCGAGAGAAGGTGGGAGCAGGGTGTGAGAGCGTTCGACATGGGCGTTCGTCTTTGCATGGCTACATACATGTGGCAGCAGACGATCGGGTACGACAAATGTGAACGGAAACTTGTAAGTGCGTCCGGCCTCCAGCACACGGGGCATGGGGTAGGCAGAATCCTCAATCGGCTGGCGAAGTCGGAGGAATGTCTGGTAAGCACCTGTACGTCCTGGCATCGCTACACGCTCCACGGAAGTTCTCGATGTCCCTGTATATATGAGTAAAGGCTCCCTCCAACAATGATTGATCTATCCTGTCTGGGATTTCCTTACCCTCAAAGGTGatctcaacctcatcaaAACGAGTATCATGGTCTACCGTTATCACTGCCGTCCCTTCAATGCGATCCTTGGTGGTATATGAATTGACAAGGCCTTCGGTCTGTCCGGCGAGTTCGATGTTGACCTTCGGACGCGACTGCGTCAAGGACTCCAACGTGCTGGAGCTACGAGTGACAAATGAGGTCATTTCGGCTGTATGTCACAAGTACAAGGGATAATACAGAGAGAAATGCTCAGGGATATAGTGGAGAGCGCGTCATGCGCAGCACCCCAGACTGGTAGTAAAGAGGAGAGATGGTTACTGAGCAAAAGGAATTGGACGGCAGcgtggagaaaagaagaatataaaaagaaacgaagggaGACGCCAGCAGCGAGAGAAAGGTTCTAAATTGAATGTAGGGATGGGGTGATGGTTGTCGTTGGGTAATAGTAATGGCGAGCTGTGGAGATAGTTTGATGTATACTTGCAGCACCACTCAAATTAGATGACAACGATGGATATCCTCCTGAAAGACCCCCGGCAATTAAGATATTATATAGCTAGCTCATATCCCCCTTCTACGTATTTCTAATTGACCAATTTGAAGACATGTCAATCCTTAGGGCGCAAAAAATGAGTCACGCATcgagcaaagaaagagagaatccATTGATCGGTCATCCTCAGCACGTGTTGACGATAATCCACTTGTTGGatcaaaaagtaaaaaaaaaaaataaaaaaaataaaaaaataaaaagataaattAAGAGCGAACCAAAAAACTCACACACCGACCacatgaatgaatgaatatTTTCCATAGTTCGTCTCCATAACACGAATTCCGGCCCAGATCCACTTTTGCCAGCGATTGGTCCAACTCCCGATGATCCTTTGCGCCCTTCCGTGACATTTGCAGTCGATTCCAGTCCCGGATAATATCAACCCTTAAGCGATGCCGACCTCACGCCCTGTGACATATTGATCATGAActttactccggagtacGAAGATATTTCCCCATgggatatggagaagaaggagaagaagaagaacgataacgtaatccacgggcgagcggccatcccgggcgagcggccacgtcaaccaatttcaaccacgcttgaagaatctatatatttcaaccaccaactatgccaccaaaagcagccagaaagctaaaagattctattgaacaagaaggtagaattctactagcaatttcagctattaaaaaacaagaaattcgcactatagctgaagcagcacgtatctataatattccacgtactacccttcggagacgcctgaatggccatacttttcgagccgaaacgcgcgccaatggccataaattgactcaaaatgaggagaattcgctggtacactggattctatcgctagatcagcgtggagcacctcctcgacctgctcatgtacgagaaatggccaatatcttacttttaaagcgtggttttagtgatactcctactactgttggtgaaaactgggtatatacttttattaaacgccgtgaggagttaaaaactcaattttctcgccgctataactatcagcgcgctaaatgcgaggatcctaagcttttacGTGAGTGGTTTGAGCGcgtacaaatcactataatgcagtatggcattcaaccggacgatatctacaactttgatgaaactggctttgcaatgggcttgatatctactgctaaagtagttactcgagctgagttagctggtagaccttttcttctacagccagggaaccgggaatgggtcacttctattgAGTgtattagctctagggggcctcttccaccttgccttatcttcaaaggcaaagtccatattgagggctggtacgagatgggtctaccatcagactggcgtatagaaacgagtgcaaatggctggactaccgatgagataggtctacgttggctgcagcagctatttataccttttactgctggccgtacggttggtcgatatcggcttttaatactcgatggtcacggtagtcatttgacacctcagttcgacgatatatgcagtcaaaacgatattataccactctgtaTGCctgcgcactcatctcacctacttcagccgcttgatataggctgctttggccccctaaaacgcgcgtacggacagctggttgagaataagatgagattagacttcaaccacatcaataaac encodes:
- a CDS encoding glycoside hydrolase family 18 protein (chitinase), with translation MRLIGAVEEASLTMKTFFFLLWGLACFASAALIPHANDKHDTSKPENGYISVAYFASWAIYNDHYPQHIPADKLTHVLYAFANLTETGEVRLWDQWADYDKLFPGDPEERDMANIYGCVRQLGLLKKKNRHLKVLLSIGGYTNSQSWAGILNVEANRKNFAESAVKLMHDVGFDGLDIDWEYPKEDSAKDMVSLLKEVREELDRCSKEHANGNHFLLTIACSAGASNYKVLPMSEMDQYLDFWNLMAYDYVGSWANTTGHAANLYPNTSNPETTPANTDDAIKYYTSNGVPAEKIVLGMPLYGRSFINTTGLGQPYVEVGTGMGDPGVWHYKVLPLANAKVVELPRTGASYSYDEKNKMYVSYDTVNMTKVKAGYIKMKGLAGGMWWETSMDRVGENSLIGTLVKELGGTGALNKTENYIDFSWSKYANVRKGFKEDEKS
- a CDS encoding arrestin (or S-antigen), N-terminal domain protein (predicted protein) — protein: MTSFVTRSSSTLESLTQSRPKVNIELAGQTEGLVNSYTTKDRIEGTAVITVDHDTRFDEVEITFEGTSRTSVERVAMPGRTGAYQTFLRLRQPIEDSAYPMPRVLEAGRTYKFPFTFVVPDRLLPHVCSHAKTNAHVERSHTLLPPSLGDPMLANDGKSLLNDLAPDMCRISYLIRVSVQRKPENAPSKALASVGKKVRIIPAVDEEPPLNITDDDSYCVRKEKDVKRGFMRGKLGRLVVASSQPKPVQLCPPNSEATDSVSTAATVHLRFDPVGNEEPPRLGTIWSKLRASSLFSAEPWGDYPSPRNVPWAQIGQGCYTETVPLSTMCVASAHWTKHTSPRGLSRCDSMESTSSSESLTGPSASFTGETYYTASVVVPITLPKTKAFVPTFHSCLISRIYCLELSLSYHTPNANILTPTATLKIPIQLTSRARSDAKTKDSEHEITQHEVNAEFFSPRSVAPPTLVQVAPPEYSENQGPILPPDRSIDLMSTARVPRVHAGSVGTAF